The following are encoded together in the Desulfococcus multivorans genome:
- the ftsH gene encoding ATP-dependent zinc metalloprotease FtsH — MEKNTRFNFYYLILAFWGVLILQNLIFGQFKPKVIPYSEFLQAVNDNRVKEIAVGKEQIKGRMLDESGNPEVFVTVRVDTDLSRTLEQHQVEFRGEVENTFLKTLLSWVVPIFLFYLIWFFMMRKMQMSQAGMMTFGKNKAKLVGEKDVETRFADVAGADEAKEELQEIVSYLREPHIYQELGGQMPKGVLLVGPPGTGKTLISRAVAGEAGVPFFSISGSDFVEMFVGMGAARVRDLFIQAREKAPCIIFIDELDAIGKARGIGGFGGHDEREQTLNQLLVEMDGFDTRKGVVIMAATNRPEVLDPALLRSGRFDRQVLVDRPDVNGREAILKIHARKIKLAEEVDLHVLAQKTAGFTGADLANVINEAALLAARKRKKSVGMTELDEAADRLIGGLEKKNRVINPKEKKIVAYHETGHALVAAFTPGADKVHKISIIPRGVAALGYTQQRPTEDRYLMSREELLGKIDVLLGGRVAEKMVFEDVTTGAGNDLQRATDIARAMISEYGMGETLGLSTYPRRQTPIFLGNDQTGMSSRDYSEETAAKLDAEVKDILTRREKHVTGLLTAHKETLVTIAETLLEKEVLDNAAFEALILRHAAAPDQPSSEKQAIHES; from the coding sequence ATGGAAAAAAACACCCGATTCAACTTCTACTACCTGATCCTGGCGTTCTGGGGCGTTCTCATCCTTCAGAACTTGATTTTCGGACAATTTAAACCCAAGGTTATCCCTTACAGCGAATTTCTCCAGGCCGTCAACGACAACCGGGTCAAAGAGATCGCCGTCGGAAAGGAGCAGATCAAGGGGCGCATGCTGGATGAAAGCGGAAATCCCGAGGTCTTCGTTACGGTGCGGGTCGACACGGACCTCTCCCGGACCTTGGAGCAGCATCAGGTGGAGTTCAGGGGAGAGGTCGAGAACACCTTCCTGAAAACCCTTCTTTCCTGGGTGGTGCCCATTTTTCTGTTCTATCTCATCTGGTTTTTCATGATGCGGAAAATGCAGATGTCCCAGGCCGGAATGATGACTTTCGGCAAGAACAAGGCCAAGCTGGTGGGGGAAAAGGATGTAGAGACACGCTTCGCCGACGTGGCCGGAGCAGATGAAGCCAAGGAAGAGTTGCAGGAGATCGTCTCCTATCTCAGAGAGCCCCACATCTATCAGGAACTGGGGGGCCAGATGCCCAAAGGTGTTCTGCTGGTCGGTCCGCCGGGAACAGGCAAAACATTGATTTCACGAGCCGTTGCCGGAGAAGCCGGGGTCCCGTTCTTCTCCATCAGCGGATCGGATTTCGTCGAGATGTTCGTGGGCATGGGGGCCGCCCGGGTGAGAGACCTTTTCATCCAGGCCCGGGAAAAGGCCCCGTGCATCATCTTTATCGACGAATTGGACGCCATCGGCAAGGCCAGGGGTATCGGAGGGTTCGGCGGTCATGACGAACGGGAGCAAACCCTCAACCAACTCCTGGTGGAAATGGACGGGTTCGACACGCGCAAGGGCGTTGTGATTATGGCGGCCACCAACCGCCCCGAGGTTCTGGACCCGGCGCTTCTGCGGTCGGGCCGGTTCGATCGCCAGGTCCTGGTGGACCGGCCCGACGTCAACGGGAGGGAAGCCATCCTCAAGATACACGCTCGAAAAATCAAACTGGCCGAGGAGGTGGACCTCCATGTGCTCGCCCAGAAAACCGCCGGATTCACAGGTGCGGATTTGGCCAACGTCATCAACGAAGCCGCTCTTCTCGCAGCCCGAAAACGGAAAAAAAGCGTCGGTATGACGGAACTGGATGAGGCTGCCGATCGTCTCATCGGCGGACTGGAAAAGAAAAACAGGGTTATCAATCCCAAAGAAAAGAAAATCGTCGCCTATCACGAAACCGGGCATGCCCTGGTGGCGGCCTTCACGCCCGGCGCCGACAAAGTTCACAAGATTTCCATCATCCCCCGAGGGGTTGCCGCCCTGGGATACACCCAACAGCGCCCCACCGAGGACCGCTACCTCATGAGCCGTGAAGAGCTTCTGGGCAAAATCGACGTCCTTCTGGGGGGCCGGGTGGCCGAAAAGATGGTGTTCGAAGACGTGACCACCGGAGCCGGAAACGACCTGCAGCGGGCAACGGATATCGCTCGTGCCATGATCTCGGAATACGGCATGGGAGAGACCCTCGGCCTGTCCACCTATCCCCGTCGCCAGACGCCGATCTTTCTCGGCAACGATCAAACCGGCATGAGCAGCCGGGATTACAGCGAGGAAACCGCTGCAAAACTGGATGCCGAGGTCAAGGATATCCTTACCCGGCGTGAAAAGCACGTCACCGGATTGCTGACGGCGCACAAGGAGACCCTGGTGACCATTGCCGAAACACTTCTTGAAAAAGAGGTGCTGGACAATGCCGCCTTCGAGGCCCTCATCCTTCGGCATGCGGCAGCTCCCGATCAACCCTCTTCTGAAAAACAGGCAATCCATGAATCCTGA
- a CDS encoding NAD(P)(+) transhydrogenase (Re/Si-specific) subunit beta, whose amino-acid sequence MTPTTANETMLIVTSLAYILSAMLFIFGLKMLSSPETARRGNLVSATGMFIAVIFTLIRAGLDFKWIAVGVAIGAAVGVLAALKVKMTGMPEMVALFNGGGGLASMLVGWSEFHAHPDQTVVFILVSVFLAVLIGGMTFTGSVVAWGKLSGNIPSRPILFPGQQIINGGLFVITLGVGVLFCGSFYPSISAVYVPTAVILSLVIGIVTVIPIGGADMPVVISLLNSYSGLAACAAGFAIGNNILIVAGGLVGASGLILTNIMCKAMNRSLTNVLFSGFGSHEAAGGAGGAEGTAQSTSPQDAYYVLEAASSVVFVPGYGMAVAQAQHVVRELADLIEANGAEVSFAIHPVAGRMPGHMNVLLAEANVPYDKLVEMDDINQTIDTVDVCIVIGANDVVNPAAREDEGSPIYGMPIIDADKARNVFVLKRSMASGFAGIPNPLFYRSNTRMIFGDAKATIEALVEEFKS is encoded by the coding sequence ATGACCCCAACGACTGCGAATGAAACAATGCTGATCGTCACATCCCTGGCCTACATTCTCTCGGCAATGCTGTTCATCTTCGGTCTCAAGATGTTGAGTTCTCCGGAAACCGCACGACGGGGCAACCTGGTGTCGGCGACAGGGATGTTTATCGCCGTGATCTTCACCCTGATCCGGGCTGGACTGGACTTCAAGTGGATCGCCGTCGGCGTGGCGATCGGAGCGGCCGTCGGCGTCCTGGCGGCCCTCAAGGTAAAGATGACCGGAATGCCTGAAATGGTAGCGCTTTTCAACGGAGGCGGCGGATTGGCGAGCATGCTCGTTGGCTGGTCCGAATTTCATGCCCATCCTGATCAGACCGTCGTCTTCATTCTGGTTTCCGTCTTTCTGGCGGTTCTCATCGGGGGCATGACCTTCACCGGGTCCGTCGTGGCGTGGGGGAAACTGAGCGGAAACATTCCCTCTCGGCCGATCCTGTTTCCCGGTCAGCAGATCATCAACGGAGGGCTCTTCGTCATCACCCTGGGGGTGGGGGTGCTCTTCTGCGGCAGCTTTTATCCGAGCATCTCGGCGGTCTATGTGCCGACTGCGGTCATCCTTTCCCTCGTCATCGGGATCGTCACTGTGATCCCCATCGGCGGCGCCGATATGCCCGTCGTGATCTCCCTGCTCAATTCCTATTCGGGGCTGGCCGCCTGTGCGGCCGGTTTCGCCATCGGCAACAATATCCTCATCGTGGCGGGAGGACTGGTGGGCGCGAGCGGACTGATTCTCACGAACATCATGTGCAAAGCCATGAACCGGTCCCTCACCAACGTCCTCTTCAGCGGATTCGGCTCCCACGAGGCTGCCGGGGGCGCCGGGGGCGCCGAGGGTACCGCCCAGTCCACTTCACCTCAGGATGCCTACTATGTCCTCGAGGCGGCCTCATCGGTGGTGTTCGTTCCCGGCTACGGCATGGCCGTGGCCCAGGCCCAGCACGTCGTCCGGGAATTGGCGGACCTCATCGAGGCCAACGGCGCGGAGGTCTCCTTCGCCATCCATCCGGTGGCCGGCCGCATGCCGGGCCATATGAACGTGCTCCTGGCCGAGGCGAACGTGCCTTACGACAAACTGGTGGAGATGGACGACATCAATCAGACCATAGACACCGTCGACGTCTGCATCGTCATCGGCGCCAACGACGTGGTGAACCCGGCAGCGCGGGAGGACGAAGGCAGCCCCATTTACGGCATGCCCATCATCGACGCCGACAAAGCGAGAAACGTTTTCGTACTGAAGCGGTCCATGGCATCCGGCTTTGCCGGTATTCCCAACCCCCTCTTCTACCGGAGCAACACCCGCATGATCTTCGGCGACGCCAAGGCGACAATCGAAGCCCTGGTGGAGGAATTCAAGAGCTGA
- a CDS encoding NAD(P) transhydrogenase subunit alpha — protein sequence MKIGFVSERRFGEPRIAVMPSMIDRYRRIGIEVVVERGIGEHMGLADGAFQEAGAEPADPGTVPEVCQVLARLRAPSDEEISAIPAGTLHISFLDPFSETERIARMAAQGITAVSMQMIPRSTYAQKMDALSSQANLGGYVAVILGAARSARIMPMMTTPAGTIKPMAVLVIGVGVAGLQAIATARRLGARVSAFDTRPVVEEQVKSLGAKFVKIDIGETGQTQDGYAKELTPEQLRMQREGMTKVCAQSDMIITTAQVFGRPAPRIITADMVAAMRPGTVVVDMAVESGGNVEGSRKDAEVDEKGVIILGHANLPGRVPVDASTMYAMNVFHLVQEFWDADAKTIRLDAGNKIIEACLATRDGAVLSKRPE from the coding sequence GTGAAGATCGGTTTTGTCTCTGAGCGCCGTTTCGGTGAGCCCCGCATAGCGGTGATGCCTTCCATGATCGACAGATATCGCAGGATCGGCATCGAAGTCGTCGTGGAGCGGGGGATCGGTGAACATATGGGCCTGGCTGACGGTGCCTTCCAGGAAGCCGGAGCCGAGCCGGCCGATCCGGGGACCGTCCCGGAGGTCTGTCAGGTTCTGGCACGTCTCAGGGCGCCCTCGGATGAAGAGATCTCCGCCATCCCCGCGGGAACCCTCCACATCAGTTTTCTCGATCCTTTCAGCGAAACCGAGCGGATAGCCCGCATGGCGGCCCAGGGAATCACGGCCGTCAGCATGCAGATGATCCCGAGATCGACCTACGCCCAGAAAATGGATGCCTTGAGTTCCCAGGCCAACCTCGGGGGTTACGTCGCGGTCATTCTCGGCGCAGCCCGGTCCGCCAGAATCATGCCGATGATGACCACCCCCGCGGGCACCATCAAGCCCATGGCCGTTCTGGTGATCGGCGTCGGAGTGGCCGGACTCCAGGCCATCGCAACGGCCCGAAGGCTTGGTGCCCGCGTATCCGCCTTTGATACCCGTCCGGTTGTCGAGGAGCAGGTCAAGTCCCTCGGCGCCAAATTCGTCAAAATCGATATCGGAGAAACCGGACAGACCCAGGACGGCTACGCAAAAGAGCTGACCCCGGAGCAACTCCGGATGCAGCGGGAAGGCATGACCAAAGTCTGCGCTCAGTCGGACATGATCATCACAACGGCCCAGGTTTTCGGACGCCCGGCACCCCGCATCATTACCGCCGATATGGTGGCGGCCATGCGCCCGGGCACCGTGGTGGTGGATATGGCGGTCGAGAGCGGCGGCAACGTTGAGGGTTCCCGGAAAGATGCCGAGGTCGACGAGAAGGGCGTCATCATCCTGGGGCATGCCAATCTTCCCGGCAGGGTGCCGGTGGATGCGAGCACCATGTACGCCATGAACGTCTTTCACCTGGTCCAGGAATTCTGGGATGCCGACGCCAAGACAATCCGACTCGATGCCGGAAACAAGATCATCGAGGCCTGCCTCGCGACGCGGGACGGTGCCGTGTTGTCGAAGCGCCCTGAGTGA
- a CDS encoding NAD(P) transhydrogenase subunit alpha, which produces MSFDMLFVFMLTVFLGFELISRVPSTLHTPLMSGANAISGITLIGAITAVNLSDTGGGFSHVLGILAVIFATINVVGGYVVTNRMLAMFRKKDGSR; this is translated from the coding sequence ATGTCATTCGATATGCTTTTCGTGTTCATGTTGACCGTGTTTCTAGGGTTTGAACTGATTTCCAGGGTTCCGTCGACCCTCCACACCCCCCTCATGTCGGGAGCTAACGCCATCTCCGGCATCACCCTGATCGGCGCGATTACAGCGGTGAATCTATCCGACACAGGAGGGGGATTCAGCCACGTACTCGGAATCCTTGCGGTCATCTTCGCCACCATCAACGTCGTTGGCGGCTATGTCGTCACCAACCGAATGCTGGCCATGTTCAGGAAAAAGGACGGTTCCCGATGA
- a CDS encoding 3-hydroxyacyl-CoA dehydrogenase/enoyl-CoA hydratase family protein, giving the protein MVRKIKKAAVIGSGVMGGGIAALLAGAGLKTLLLDIVPFDLDETEKKDPAARNRIVKAGFDALVKSRPALLMQPKDVDRITIGNLEDDFDQLKECDWIVEVVVENLKIKQALFQRIEPVRKSNAIVSSNTSGIPLKKMTEGLGTAFKQHFLGTHFFNPVRYMKLLEIIQGEETLPDILEFIADFGERTLGKGIVWAKDTPNFVGNRIGVHGIVKTMQFMVEDGLTIPEIDALFGPALGRPKTAMFKTTDLVGLDTMYHVAQNTYDLVPEDEQREAFKVPEFVTRMIDRKFLGKKAKSGFYKTEVTPEWKKVRKVINIDTLEYEEYENPDFPCLVAAKKAKTLPEKMKAVLYGDDRGARFAWKAMAWALIYAANRVPEISDTIVEIDNAMKWGYNFEMGPFETWEAIGIRRSVEKMDADGIPVPENIRKMLEQGYETFYRTDNGKRYFYDFASGDYQPVAVSDNVISLATLKAGGKTVDTCRSASLVDLGDGVFCCEFHSKMNAINAEIVDFISGALDHVDTHGVGLVIGNQAGGMPGAFSAGGDLFYMAGLAQTGKYDEIDTFLKKAQDGLQRARYAAFPVVAAPFGLTLGGGCEVCLAADRIVAHAELYMGLVEIGVGLLPAGGGCTNFWKKIVASIPDAVTGADLTTYFLPVFQAIAMAKVSSSAADARNIGFLGPNDRIVFNRDHQIGEAKKEVLRMVDEGYAPPVKRKIPVPGQAAQGMVHAELFNLQSGGFVSEYDVLLARRIAHVISGGDVRKDSRVDEELLLKLERDAFVDFWKNDKTAARVEHMLKTGKPLRN; this is encoded by the coding sequence ATGGTCAGAAAAATCAAAAAAGCAGCCGTTATCGGCTCCGGCGTCATGGGCGGCGGAATTGCAGCACTCCTGGCCGGCGCCGGACTGAAAACCCTGTTGCTGGATATCGTCCCCTTTGATCTCGATGAAACGGAAAAAAAGGATCCCGCAGCCCGAAACCGCATCGTGAAAGCCGGTTTCGATGCCCTCGTCAAATCCCGCCCCGCCCTTTTGATGCAACCCAAAGACGTCGATCGGATCACCATCGGCAACCTCGAAGACGATTTCGATCAACTGAAAGAGTGCGATTGGATCGTCGAGGTCGTCGTTGAAAATCTGAAGATCAAGCAGGCCCTTTTTCAACGCATTGAACCCGTCAGAAAATCGAACGCCATTGTTTCGTCCAATACATCCGGCATCCCCTTGAAAAAAATGACCGAGGGTCTCGGCACGGCATTCAAGCAACATTTTCTGGGCACTCATTTCTTCAATCCAGTCCGTTACATGAAGCTGCTCGAGATCATTCAAGGTGAAGAGACTCTACCCGATATCCTTGAATTCATAGCTGATTTCGGCGAACGTACGCTGGGAAAAGGAATCGTCTGGGCCAAGGACACCCCCAACTTCGTCGGCAATCGCATCGGTGTCCACGGCATCGTCAAAACCATGCAGTTCATGGTTGAAGACGGTCTTACGATTCCCGAGATCGACGCATTGTTTGGCCCGGCACTGGGACGACCCAAAACCGCCATGTTCAAAACCACCGATCTCGTGGGACTCGACACCATGTATCACGTCGCCCAAAATACCTATGATCTGGTACCCGAAGACGAGCAGCGGGAAGCCTTCAAGGTTCCGGAATTCGTAACCCGCATGATCGACAGGAAATTCCTCGGCAAGAAAGCCAAGAGCGGTTTTTACAAGACCGAGGTGACGCCGGAATGGAAAAAGGTCCGAAAGGTCATCAACATCGACACCCTCGAGTATGAAGAATACGAAAATCCCGATTTCCCTTGTCTTGTGGCAGCAAAAAAAGCCAAAACCCTGCCGGAAAAAATGAAGGCCGTCCTTTACGGTGACGACCGCGGCGCCCGATTCGCCTGGAAAGCCATGGCCTGGGCACTGATCTACGCCGCCAACCGTGTCCCCGAGATCTCCGACACCATCGTCGAAATCGACAACGCCATGAAATGGGGCTATAATTTTGAAATGGGCCCCTTTGAAACATGGGAAGCCATCGGCATCAGAAGATCCGTGGAAAAAATGGACGCCGACGGCATACCGGTGCCGGAAAACATTCGGAAAATGCTGGAACAAGGTTATGAGACCTTCTACCGAACGGACAACGGAAAAAGATACTTCTACGATTTTGCATCAGGTGACTACCAGCCCGTAGCCGTCTCCGACAACGTCATCTCTCTTGCGACCCTCAAGGCCGGCGGCAAAACCGTGGATACCTGCAGATCCGCTTCCCTCGTGGATCTTGGAGACGGCGTCTTCTGCTGTGAATTCCATTCCAAGATGAACGCCATCAACGCGGAGATCGTCGACTTCATCAGTGGGGCGCTGGACCATGTGGACACCCACGGCGTCGGCCTCGTGATCGGTAATCAGGCCGGCGGCATGCCTGGTGCCTTTTCGGCCGGCGGGGATCTCTTTTACATGGCCGGCCTGGCCCAGACCGGTAAATACGACGAGATCGACACATTTCTCAAGAAGGCTCAAGACGGTCTTCAGCGCGCGCGGTATGCCGCTTTTCCGGTAGTGGCCGCCCCCTTCGGCCTGACATTGGGGGGCGGATGCGAGGTCTGTCTCGCGGCCGACCGGATCGTTGCCCACGCGGAACTCTACATGGGCCTCGTGGAGATCGGGGTCGGACTTCTTCCCGCCGGCGGCGGATGCACCAATTTCTGGAAGAAAATTGTCGCCTCGATTCCCGACGCCGTAACCGGCGCGGACCTGACAACCTATTTTTTGCCGGTCTTCCAGGCTATTGCCATGGCAAAAGTCTCTTCGTCGGCGGCAGATGCCCGGAATATCGGGTTTCTGGGCCCCAACGACCGCATTGTCTTCAACCGGGACCACCAGATCGGCGAGGCTAAGAAAGAGGTGCTGCGAATGGTCGACGAAGGGTACGCTCCACCCGTCAAACGAAAAATTCCGGTGCCCGGTCAGGCGGCCCAGGGCATGGTCCATGCGGAACTCTTCAACCTGCAGAGTGGTGGATTCGTGAGTGAATACGACGTACTTTTGGCCCGAAGAATCGCCCATGTCATCTCCGGCGGCGACGTGAGGAAGGACAGCCGTGTCGATGAAGAGTTGCTGCTCAAACTCGAACGGGACGCTTTCGTGGATTTCTGGAAAAACGACAAAACCGCAGCCCGGGTCGAACATATGTTGAAAACCGGAAAGCCCTTGCGAAATTAA
- a CDS encoding lysophospholipid acyltransferase family protein yields MKKNSKNDRGADSHMMKKLRRIFYQPYKWLILSPVFVVTTIFFGGLAVVLSSFLKPRISSYLCGATWARINAGITPMFVRVTGRRFIDKHQSYVVISNHQSQYDIFVLYGWLGIDFKWVMKIELRRIPFIGVSCEKLGHIFIDRSDRAAAIQTINAAKKRIVDGTSILFFPEGTRSRSGHLGPFKKGAFKMALDLGLPILPITIRGTRSILPPDTLDIFPGRADLIIHPPVDTREYHEDNLDILVEKVRDIVKAPLAKSL; encoded by the coding sequence ATTTTCTATCAACCCTATAAATGGTTGATTCTGTCTCCGGTTTTTGTGGTGACCACCATCTTTTTCGGGGGTCTGGCCGTAGTCCTGTCCTCCTTTCTCAAGCCCCGGATCTCCAGCTATCTGTGCGGCGCCACCTGGGCCAGAATAAATGCCGGGATTACCCCCATGTTCGTCCGCGTCACCGGTCGGAGGTTCATCGACAAGCATCAGTCCTACGTCGTTATTTCCAACCACCAGAGTCAATATGACATATTTGTGCTTTACGGTTGGCTGGGCATAGACTTCAAATGGGTGATGAAGATCGAACTGAGAAGAATACCCTTCATCGGAGTGTCATGTGAAAAATTGGGGCACATCTTCATCGATCGGTCTGACCGGGCTGCCGCCATCCAGACCATCAACGCCGCTAAAAAACGGATTGTCGACGGGACATCGATCCTTTTCTTTCCGGAAGGCACCCGGAGCCGAAGCGGCCACCTCGGTCCCTTCAAAAAGGGTGCCTTCAAAATGGCCCTGGACCTCGGTCTCCCCATCCTTCCCATCACGATCCGCGGCACGCGATCTATTTTGCCGCCCGATACCCTGGACATCTTCCCCGGAAGAGCCGACCTCATCATTCATCCGCCGGTGGATACCCGTGAATACCACGAAGACAACCTGGATATCCTCGTGGAGAAAGTCCGCGACATCGTGAAGGCGCCATTGGCGAAATCTTTATAA
- a CDS encoding YitT family protein, translating to MNLKKYTYSPAWNLLLITLGSTLFSLGAKGIVVHHNFITGGIYGTSLLLYYKTEWLSPGIWYFLLNLPLFVVGWFYISRRFFLYSLYGVVALTLTSELITLDFGIQEQIYAAVAGGIICGAGSGIVLRSLGSGGGLDIVAVILNQKFNMGFGRLYLMFNAVLFSFVITYYNADIFIASVILVFITSVSLEHILSLFNQRKVIFIVSDKNEEISKVLIHDLNQGATFLKGRGVYSGRDKLLLMAITNNIQMKRVEEAVFNIDPNALFIVENSFTVIGSSFGGRKIY from the coding sequence ATGAATCTCAAAAAATACACCTATTCTCCCGCATGGAACCTTCTACTGATCACCTTGGGTTCGACATTGTTCTCTCTGGGTGCCAAGGGCATCGTTGTCCACCACAACTTCATTACCGGGGGCATCTACGGCACGAGCCTCCTGCTCTATTACAAAACCGAATGGCTCAGCCCGGGGATCTGGTATTTCCTCTTGAACCTGCCCCTGTTTGTCGTGGGCTGGTTTTATATCAGCCGACGCTTTTTCTTATACAGCCTATACGGGGTCGTGGCGCTCACCCTCACCTCCGAGCTGATCACCCTCGATTTCGGCATCCAGGAGCAGATCTACGCGGCTGTCGCCGGCGGCATCATCTGCGGTGCAGGAAGCGGCATCGTCCTGAGATCCCTGGGCTCAGGCGGGGGCCTCGACATCGTCGCCGTCATCCTCAACCAGAAGTTCAACATGGGGTTCGGCAGGCTCTATCTGATGTTCAACGCCGTGCTGTTCAGCTTCGTCATCACTTACTACAATGCGGATATCTTCATTGCATCGGTTATCCTGGTCTTCATCACCTCCGTATCCCTGGAGCATATCCTGTCGCTGTTCAACCAGCGCAAGGTGATCTTCATTGTGAGCGACAAGAACGAGGAGATTTCAAAGGTCCTCATTCACGATCTCAATCAGGGCGCCACTTTCCTCAAAGGCCGGGGCGTATACAGCGGCAGGGACAAGCTGCTTCTGATGGCCATCACCAACAATATCCAGATGAAGCGCGTCGAGGAGGCGGTATTCAACATTGATCCCAACGCCCTGTTCATCGTCGAGAACAGCTTCACGGTCATCGGTTCCAGCTTCGGGGGACGCAAGATCTACTGA
- a CDS encoding thiolase family protein: protein MRDAYIVTAIRTPGCRRNKGAFKDTRPEELLSFILRTVVEKTPGLDVGMVDDVMIGCAFPEAEQGLNIGRIAAQIAGFPEKVGGATVNRFCASGLEAIALCAMRIMAGWSDITLGGGVESMTFVPMPGNLPRPDADYSREHPELYVSMGITAENVASRYGISRKDQDEFAHQSQMKASKALEGKLFKEIVPTPAVKFVKRNNGIFAKETFLQDFDDGIRPATTLEGLGKLYPVFRANGSVTAGNSSQMTDGAAATVLMSGEMVNKLGITPIARLKHYTTVGCRADEMGVGPRYAIPKLLDLAGLSIEDIGLWEINEAFASQALYCIRELGLDKYMDRINVYGGAIALGHPLGCTGAKLCAQLVHRMKERGVKYGVESMCVGGGMGAAALFELCD from the coding sequence ATGAGAGATGCATATATCGTGACAGCCATCAGGACCCCCGGCTGCAGGCGCAACAAGGGGGCCTTTAAAGATACCCGGCCCGAGGAATTGCTCTCGTTTATCCTGAGAACCGTCGTTGAAAAGACGCCGGGCCTTGACGTCGGAATGGTGGACGACGTCATGATCGGCTGCGCCTTTCCCGAGGCGGAGCAGGGGCTTAACATCGGCCGAATCGCCGCACAGATCGCGGGGTTTCCCGAGAAGGTCGGCGGTGCGACCGTCAACCGATTCTGCGCCTCGGGTCTGGAGGCCATCGCCCTGTGCGCCATGCGCATCATGGCGGGCTGGTCCGACATCACCCTCGGCGGCGGCGTGGAGTCCATGACCTTTGTCCCCATGCCCGGCAACCTGCCCCGCCCCGATGCCGACTATTCAAGGGAACATCCCGAGCTCTATGTCTCCATGGGCATCACTGCGGAGAATGTGGCCTCCCGCTACGGGATTTCCCGGAAGGACCAGGACGAATTCGCACACCAATCCCAGATGAAAGCGTCGAAAGCCCTCGAAGGAAAATTGTTCAAAGAGATCGTTCCCACGCCGGCCGTTAAATTCGTTAAACGGAACAACGGAATCTTTGCAAAGGAAACCTTCCTCCAGGATTTCGATGACGGCATCCGGCCGGCCACCACCCTGGAAGGCCTGGGTAAGCTGTATCCGGTCTTTCGCGCCAACGGCTCGGTGACCGCCGGAAACTCGTCTCAAATGACGGACGGTGCCGCGGCAACGGTCCTCATGAGCGGTGAGATGGTGAACAAACTCGGCATCACCCCTATCGCCAGGCTCAAACACTACACCACCGTGGGATGCCGCGCCGACGAGATGGGTGTTGGCCCCCGGTACGCCATTCCCAAACTCCTGGATCTGGCAGGACTTTCCATCGAGGACATCGGCTTGTGGGAAATCAACGAGGCCTTCGCCTCCCAGGCCCTCTATTGTATCCGGGAGTTGGGGCTCGATAAATACATGGACCGCATCAATGTCTACGGGGGCGCCATCGCACTGGGGCACCCGCTGGGCTGCACCGGCGCCAAGCTCTGCGCACAACTGGTCCACCGTATGAAGGAACGGGGCGTCAAATACGGCGTGGAATCCATGTGCGTCGGCGGCGGCATGGGCGCCGCGGCCCTGTTCGAGCTGTGCGACTGA